The Nitrospira sp. genome window below encodes:
- the hemG gene encoding protoporphyrinogen oxidase has product MTTPRTVVIVGGGISGLATAFALQEQAAAAGLSIRCTVLESGPTWGGKIQTHRTDGLIADAGPDSFLSQKPAGLELCRKLGLSDQLINTNETGKKAFVLSRGRLHELPEGLITFVPSQLGPFLRSGLLSWMGLARMGLDVIIPRGFAEGDESLASFFRRRFGAQAFERVLEPLMAGIYAGDAEQMSLKATFPRFLELEQQYGSIIRGMAAARKKMPPPSGTGPKRTMFVSLKNGLGDLVSALTARLAQQGVDLRLGCAVDAVRVRSHQLGRWMYDLNLRDGSAISAESLVLATPAYVAADLLRPLTPIAGGLLEMIPYASTGTVSMAFPASAVSGAVQGFGFIVPRAEARELIAATWTSLKWPHRAPADQVLIRCYIGGVGRDGILQQDDAAILKTVRAELASLCGLTVEPTYTEVNRWWKAMPQYTIGHLDRLTQLEAALSRYGGLVLTGAGYRGVGIPDCIRDGAVAAEKVMRHFAGQSGAQ; this is encoded by the coding sequence GTGACTACTCCTCGCACAGTGGTGATTGTCGGCGGCGGCATTTCCGGCCTCGCGACCGCGTTTGCCCTTCAGGAGCAAGCGGCGGCGGCAGGGCTCTCGATCCGTTGCACGGTGCTGGAGTCCGGTCCCACCTGGGGCGGGAAGATTCAGACCCATCGCACGGATGGGCTGATTGCCGATGCCGGTCCGGATTCGTTCCTCTCTCAGAAACCTGCCGGCTTGGAATTGTGCCGCAAGCTGGGGCTCTCCGATCAACTCATCAATACCAATGAAACCGGCAAGAAGGCCTTTGTTTTGTCACGCGGCCGGTTGCATGAATTGCCCGAGGGCCTCATTACCTTCGTGCCGAGCCAGTTAGGCCCGTTCTTGCGCAGCGGCCTCTTGAGCTGGATGGGCCTTGCCCGCATGGGGCTCGATGTCATAATCCCGCGCGGATTCGCCGAGGGCGACGAGTCGCTCGCCTCCTTCTTCCGCCGCCGGTTTGGCGCTCAGGCGTTTGAACGGGTGCTGGAGCCGCTCATGGCGGGGATTTATGCGGGCGATGCCGAGCAGATGAGCCTGAAGGCCACCTTCCCTCGGTTTCTCGAACTGGAGCAGCAGTATGGCAGCATCATTCGGGGCATGGCCGCGGCCAGAAAGAAAATGCCGCCTCCCTCCGGCACGGGGCCGAAGCGGACGATGTTTGTCAGTCTGAAGAACGGGCTCGGCGATCTGGTCTCGGCCCTCACCGCGAGGCTCGCTCAGCAAGGCGTGGATTTGCGGCTGGGCTGTGCCGTGGATGCGGTGCGGGTGCGGTCCCATCAACTGGGCCGCTGGATGTACGATCTCAATTTGCGCGACGGCTCGGCCATCTCCGCAGAAAGTCTGGTGCTGGCGACACCGGCCTATGTGGCGGCCGATCTGCTGCGGCCGCTCACGCCGATTGCGGGAGGGCTGCTGGAGATGATTCCCTATGCCTCGACCGGCACCGTCTCGATGGCGTTCCCGGCCAGCGCCGTCTCCGGGGCCGTGCAAGGGTTTGGATTTATCGTGCCCCGCGCGGAGGCCAGGGAGCTGATTGCGGCAACCTGGACGTCCCTCAAGTGGCCTCATCGGGCGCCGGCGGACCAGGTGCTCATTCGATGTTATATCGGCGGAGTCGGGCGGGACGGCATATTGCAGCAAGACGATGCGGCAATCCTCAAGACTGTGCGCGCCGAGCTGGCTTCGTTATGCGGATTGACGGTGGAGCCGACCTATACGGAGGTGAACCGCTGGTGGAAGGCCATGCCGCAATACACGATCGGGCATCTCGACCGGCTTACCCAGCTCGAGGCGGCCCTCAGCCGCTACGGCGGGCTGGTGCTGACCGGAGCGGGGTATCGCGGGGTCGGCATTCCCGACTGCATCCGTGACGGAGCCGTGGCCGCGGAAAAAGTCATGCGGCATTTCGCCGGACAGTCGGGGGCGCAGTAG
- a CDS encoding DUF1844 domain-containing protein: protein MATQEEGFVVRDRRGGGGEPAPSAAAPSDPKPLTQPAEAGSSSHAPAMPVTFSSFVISLGSSSLMLMGERLDPQQQPMPVNLPQAKEIIDLLSVLDEKTKGNLTADEQMVLRDMLYALRMKYVALSSGT, encoded by the coding sequence ATGGCGACACAGGAAGAGGGCTTTGTCGTTCGAGACCGGCGGGGTGGAGGTGGCGAGCCTGCTCCAAGTGCGGCTGCGCCGAGTGACCCCAAGCCACTGACGCAACCGGCGGAGGCCGGGTCTTCCAGCCACGCGCCGGCCATGCCGGTGACGTTCTCCTCGTTTGTGATTTCTCTGGGCTCCTCGTCGTTGATGCTGATGGGCGAGCGGCTGGATCCCCAGCAGCAACCCATGCCGGTGAATCTTCCCCAGGCCAAAGAAATCATCGATCTGCTCTCGGTCCTTGACGAAAAAACGAAAGGGAACCTGACGGCGGATGAGCAAATGGTGCTGCGGGACATGCTGTATGCCTTGCGTATGAAGTATGTCGCCCTCTCCTCAGGGACGTAG
- the purM gene encoding phosphoribosylformylglycinamidine cyclo-ligase: protein MTTYRDAGVDIDAGDEFVDRIKPLVRSTFRPEVLTDLGGFGGLFRLQAKKYEDPVLVSGTDGVGTKLKVAFMLDRHDTVGIDLVAMCVNDIAVSGAEPLFFLDYFATGKLSIAQAQDVVKGIAEGCRQAGCALIGGETAEMPSMYAAGEYDLAGFAVGVVDRPKIIDGRTIVPGDVIIGLASSGLHSNGYSLARRVLFDQAKLTGSSRMPELTGTVGEALLVPTRIYAKQILTLIQEQPIKGIAHITGGGITENLPRVFPAGVRARIHRDRWTVPPICSLISRLGSVDREEMYRVFNMGIGLILVVPAASAEAVMARAQALGDRAYLIGEMVAAKDNDPQVEYVG from the coding sequence ATGACTACCTATCGCGATGCCGGTGTCGATATCGATGCGGGAGACGAATTCGTCGATCGCATCAAGCCGCTTGTCCGCTCGACGTTTCGCCCGGAAGTCCTCACGGATCTGGGCGGATTTGGCGGACTGTTTCGCCTCCAGGCGAAGAAGTACGAGGATCCGGTGCTGGTCTCCGGGACCGACGGCGTCGGCACCAAGCTCAAAGTGGCCTTCATGCTGGATCGCCACGACACCGTTGGGATCGACCTGGTGGCGATGTGCGTGAACGATATTGCCGTGAGCGGCGCCGAGCCGCTGTTTTTTCTCGATTACTTTGCAACGGGCAAGCTCTCCATTGCGCAGGCGCAGGATGTGGTGAAAGGGATTGCCGAGGGATGCCGTCAGGCGGGTTGTGCGCTCATTGGAGGCGAGACCGCCGAAATGCCCTCCATGTATGCCGCTGGGGAGTACGATCTGGCAGGGTTTGCCGTGGGCGTGGTGGACCGGCCGAAGATCATCGATGGCCGCACGATTGTCCCCGGCGATGTCATTATCGGGCTGGCCTCGTCCGGTTTGCATAGCAACGGCTATTCACTGGCCCGGCGGGTGTTATTCGATCAGGCGAAGCTGACCGGTTCCAGTCGGATGCCGGAATTGACGGGCACCGTCGGCGAGGCGCTGCTGGTGCCGACCAGAATTTATGCCAAGCAGATTCTCACGCTCATTCAGGAGCAGCCCATCAAGGGCATCGCGCATATCACCGGCGGCGGCATTACGGAGAATCTCCCGCGGGTGTTTCCAGCCGGGGTGCGGGCGCGCATTCACCGTGACCGCTGGACCGTCCCGCCGATTTGCTCGCTGATCAGCCGGCTCGGTTCGGTGGACCGTGAGGAAATGTACCGCGTGTTCAACATGGGGATCGGCTTGATCCTCGTGGTGCCTGCTGCATCCGCCGAGGCGGTGATGGCCCGGGCGCAGGCGCTGGGCGATCGTGCCTACCTCATCGGCGAGATGGTGGCGGCCAAGGACAACGACCCGCAGGTGGAGTATGTCGGCTAG
- a CDS encoding DUF433 domain-containing protein, which produces MSLLSRITINPEQCGGRPCIRGMRMRVKDLLDLLAAGVSQEDILHDYPYLEKADIQAALEFAAAQSDHVMLRAG; this is translated from the coding sequence ATGAGCCTCTTAAGCCGTATTACGATTAATCCTGAGCAGTGTGGAGGACGTCCCTGCATCCGTGGCATGCGCATGCGGGTGAAGGACCTCTTGGACCTTCTTGCGGCCGGAGTCTCTCAAGAAGATATCCTGCACGATTACCCCTATCTTGAGAAAGCCGATATTCAAGCGGCGCTTGAATTTGCCGCCGCGCAATCCGATCACGTCATGCTCCGTGCCGGATGA
- a CDS encoding DUF5615 family PIN-like protein has translation MNFLIDAQLPPALARLITSCGHHAVHVEDAQLLLANDTAIWDYAVSHQYVIITKDEDFKNILLLATKRTTPVVWIRIGNCSNTALTQWFQPLFPQVLEHLQHGERFVELY, from the coding sequence ATGAACTTTCTAATCGACGCGCAACTTCCTCCAGCACTCGCTCGCCTCATCACATCCTGCGGCCATCATGCCGTCCACGTCGAAGACGCCCAGTTGCTGCTGGCCAATGACACGGCAATATGGGACTACGCCGTCAGCCATCAGTATGTGATCATCACAAAAGACGAAGACTTTAAGAACATCCTCTTACTCGCGACCAAACGCACAACTCCCGTTGTGTGGATCCGAATTGGGAATTGCTCGAATACCGCATTGACCCAGTGGTTCCAGCCGCTCTTTCCGCAAGTGCTCGAACACCTTCAGCACGGTGAGCGCTTCGTCGAACTGTATTGA
- the purN gene encoding phosphoribosylglycinamide formyltransferase — protein sequence MSASRTVPLRVAVLASGRGSNLQAMIDAIEARQVQATIVAVISNKKDAVALERARTHGLNAMFVDPKPFAGQPDSREQYDRALLALLQELDVELVLLAGYMKIVTGLLVNAYANRMMNIHPSLLPSFPGLDVQKKAIEWGCKLAGCTVHFVTEGVDEGPIIVQAAVPILDQDTPESLAARILEQEHKIYPRAVQLFAEGRLRVEGRRVFIDRGKPAGEAVISPS from the coding sequence ATGTCGGCTAGCCGAACGGTGCCGCTCAGGGTCGCCGTGCTGGCCTCTGGGCGCGGATCCAATCTCCAAGCCATGATCGACGCAATCGAAGCCCGGCAGGTGCAGGCTACGATCGTGGCCGTGATCAGCAATAAAAAAGACGCCGTGGCGCTGGAACGGGCGCGAACTCATGGCCTGAACGCGATGTTTGTCGATCCCAAGCCGTTTGCGGGCCAGCCGGATAGCCGGGAACAGTACGATCGGGCGCTGTTAGCCCTATTGCAGGAACTCGATGTGGAGCTGGTGCTGCTGGCCGGATATATGAAGATTGTGACGGGCCTGTTGGTCAACGCCTATGCGAATCGGATGATGAATATCCATCCGTCGCTGCTGCCGTCGTTCCCCGGGTTGGATGTCCAAAAGAAAGCCATCGAGTGGGGGTGCAAGCTGGCGGGATGCACGGTGCATTTTGTGACGGAGGGTGTGGACGAAGGGCCGATTATCGTGCAGGCCGCCGTGCCGATTCTGGATCAGGATACGCCGGAGTCCCTGGCGGCGCGGATTCTTGAGCAGGAGCACAAGATCTATCCGCGCGCGGTTCAATTGTTTGCCGAGGGGCGCCTGCGGGTTGAGGGGCGGCGGGTCTTCATCGATCGGGGGAAGCCGGCCGGTGAGGCGGTCATTAGTCCGTCGTAG
- a CDS encoding ATP-binding protein, which produces MSLWGGASTMPDLDHPQRSPSPVPPSAGAASRPAGFPSSGSEPERKMRHLRPVWIVLILLIPCLALTFYYSQIVVPGGQEADSYLPTTSYALVLLLLNLDLIGFVVLSLLLSRNLIKAYFERRHRLVGAGFRTKLIAAFIGFSLIPTILLAIVASGLVNKAVDVWFSEQIERVMKDSYEVARMQHAGHIALAVNSARAIGQELFREDMLTPEQRDLLVAAMARKRMEYGVAGIEVFSAKMETLTKALDTEVPSGVLDLPISQLVLQVINGKQEFTSVQEAQTGRLVRAGVPVAAGNNRGELAGVVVVEAYVPESLLTKMEGIGRQYEEYKQLKAMKNPIKAGAYLFVAVVTVMILFSATWFGFYVARSITVPIQRLAEATEAVAHGDLSVKIDAKATDEIGTLIESFNRMTADLHSGKSKLEDANLSLRTTNAELDRRRAYIETVVDTIAAGLLSIDRTGVITTFNPSGERILGLDAERVRRRSAHEVFKEFGLDVFQAVVDRMQADGRDDWSMEGQMDVQGKLVTIRLSGSRMRDEANKDLGFVLIFDDLTELIKAQKVAAWQEVARRVAHEIKNPLTPIQLSAQRLRKKFFEKSPDFERIFDEATNVIVNEVGSLKHMVDEFSKFARLPAPQMARQSLNEVVQDVLPLYRSAQKDIEFIVSLDEDLPVLNFDREQLRRVLVNLIENGIQAMNQAGRLWVTTKYDTKRKRAVVTIADEGVGIAPEDQDKLFVPYFTRKKTGTGLGLAIVRRIITDHDGQIQAGNNQPKGAVFTFDLPV; this is translated from the coding sequence ATGTCGCTGTGGGGCGGGGCGAGCACCATGCCGGATTTGGACCATCCTCAACGTTCCCCATCACCCGTTCCGCCGTCGGCGGGCGCCGCGTCACGTCCGGCGGGATTCCCGTCGAGCGGGTCTGAGCCGGAGCGGAAGATGCGGCATCTGCGCCCAGTCTGGATCGTCCTGATTCTGCTAATTCCCTGCTTGGCGCTCACCTTCTACTATTCCCAGATCGTGGTGCCGGGCGGCCAAGAAGCCGACTCCTACCTGCCGACCACCAGCTATGCGCTCGTGCTCTTGCTGTTGAATCTCGACTTGATCGGGTTTGTCGTGCTGTCGCTGTTGTTGTCGCGCAACTTGATCAAGGCCTATTTCGAGCGGCGGCATCGTCTGGTGGGCGCCGGATTCCGGACCAAACTGATTGCGGCATTTATTGGGTTTTCGCTGATCCCTACGATCTTGCTGGCGATTGTGGCGAGCGGGCTGGTGAACAAGGCGGTCGATGTCTGGTTCAGCGAACAGATCGAGCGGGTCATGAAGGATTCGTACGAGGTCGCGCGCATGCAGCATGCGGGGCACATTGCGCTCGCGGTCAATAGCGCACGGGCGATCGGGCAGGAGCTATTCCGTGAAGATATGCTCACCCCCGAGCAGCGGGATCTGCTGGTGGCGGCCATGGCGCGGAAACGCATGGAGTATGGCGTGGCCGGCATCGAGGTCTTTTCGGCCAAGATGGAGACGCTGACCAAGGCCTTGGATACGGAGGTGCCATCCGGCGTGCTCGATCTCCCCATCAGCCAGCTGGTCTTACAAGTGATCAATGGGAAGCAGGAGTTTACTTCCGTGCAGGAGGCGCAGACCGGCCGGCTGGTGCGGGCTGGTGTGCCGGTGGCCGCGGGCAACAATCGGGGCGAGCTGGCCGGGGTGGTGGTCGTGGAGGCGTATGTGCCGGAATCGCTGCTGACGAAGATGGAGGGGATCGGCCGCCAGTACGAAGAATACAAGCAGCTCAAGGCGATGAAGAATCCGATCAAGGCCGGGGCCTACCTGTTTGTCGCGGTCGTGACGGTCATGATTTTGTTCAGCGCGACCTGGTTCGGATTTTATGTGGCGCGGAGCATTACCGTGCCGATCCAACGGCTGGCGGAAGCGACGGAAGCGGTGGCGCATGGCGATCTGTCGGTGAAGATCGATGCCAAGGCGACGGATGAAATCGGCACGTTGATCGAGTCGTTCAATCGCATGACGGCAGATCTGCATAGCGGCAAGTCGAAACTGGAAGATGCGAACTTGTCGCTCCGGACGACGAACGCCGAGTTGGACCGCCGGCGCGCCTATATTGAAACCGTGGTGGATACGATTGCGGCGGGGCTCTTGTCGATCGACCGGACCGGTGTGATTACGACCTTCAACCCGTCGGGCGAACGGATTCTCGGCCTGGACGCGGAGCGGGTGCGCCGCCGTTCCGCGCACGAGGTCTTTAAGGAATTCGGGCTGGACGTCTTTCAAGCGGTGGTGGACCGGATGCAGGCGGATGGCCGGGACGATTGGTCGATGGAAGGGCAGATGGATGTGCAGGGCAAGCTGGTGACGATCCGGCTCAGCGGGTCGCGGATGCGGGATGAGGCGAACAAGGATCTGGGGTTCGTGCTGATTTTCGACGACCTGACCGAATTGATCAAAGCGCAGAAAGTCGCGGCCTGGCAGGAGGTGGCGCGGCGGGTCGCGCACGAGATCAAAAATCCGCTGACGCCGATTCAGCTGTCCGCGCAGCGGCTCCGCAAGAAGTTCTTCGAGAAGTCGCCGGACTTCGAACGGATCTTCGACGAGGCGACGAATGTGATCGTGAACGAGGTGGGCAGCCTCAAGCACATGGTCGATGAGTTCTCCAAGTTCGCGCGCCTGCCGGCCCCGCAGATGGCGAGGCAGTCGCTGAATGAGGTGGTGCAGGACGTGCTGCCGCTGTACCGGTCCGCGCAGAAGGATATCGAATTCATTGTGTCGCTGGATGAGGATTTGCCGGTCTTGAATTTCGACCGCGAACAATTGCGGCGTGTCCTGGTGAACCTGATTGAAAATGGCATTCAGGCCATGAATCAGGCCGGCCGCCTCTGGGTCACGACCAAGTATGATACGAAACGGAAGCGGGCGGTCGTGACGATTGCCGACGAAGGCGTCGGCATCGCGCCGGAAGACCAGGACAAGCTGTTTGTGCCCTATTTTACGCGCAAGAAGACCGGGACAGGGCTGGGGCTGGCCATTGTGCGACGGATCATTACGGATCATGACGGGCAGATTCAAGCGGGGAACAATCAGCCGAAGGGCGCCGTGTTTACGTTCGATTTGCCTGTGTAG
- the mazG gene encoding nucleoside triphosphate pyrophosphohydrolase: protein MSDRFTKLIDLMAALRAPNGCPWDRKQTHASLKPYLLEETYEVLETIDHQDFAKLREELGDVLLQVVFHSQIAAEAGTFTIDDVVEQLSTKLVRRHPHVFGGNDEAAKPANGEQVLTQWEEIKKAERQAAGGPQSTLDGVPKALPALLRAYQVQARASRVGFDWSHDAKGLEEVFKKIEEEIAELRAALAQAQPAPGSGTDDVAGELGDLLFSLVNLARFIKVNPEDALRQSTNRFAERFALVESQAADQQRALTDMTLAEMDALWEQAKQRLREQTAPHPSPSPQENG from the coding sequence ATGTCCGACCGATTTACGAAACTGATCGACCTCATGGCAGCCCTGCGCGCCCCCAACGGGTGTCCTTGGGATCGCAAGCAAACCCACGCCTCGCTCAAGCCCTATCTCCTCGAAGAGACCTACGAAGTCCTGGAAACCATCGACCATCAGGACTTCGCCAAACTGCGCGAGGAATTGGGCGACGTCCTGCTGCAAGTCGTCTTTCATAGTCAGATCGCCGCCGAAGCCGGCACCTTTACCATTGACGACGTCGTTGAGCAGCTGTCCACCAAACTGGTTCGCCGCCATCCCCATGTCTTCGGTGGGAACGATGAGGCGGCCAAACCCGCCAACGGCGAACAGGTCCTGACCCAGTGGGAAGAGATCAAGAAAGCCGAACGCCAGGCGGCCGGAGGCCCCCAGTCCACTCTGGACGGCGTCCCCAAAGCCCTTCCCGCCCTGCTGCGAGCCTATCAGGTGCAGGCGCGGGCCTCGCGCGTGGGATTCGATTGGTCGCACGATGCGAAGGGACTCGAAGAGGTGTTCAAGAAAATTGAGGAAGAGATTGCTGAGCTGCGCGCCGCCCTCGCCCAGGCGCAGCCGGCTCCGGGAAGCGGAACCGATGACGTAGCCGGCGAACTCGGCGACCTGCTCTTCTCCCTCGTCAATCTGGCCCGCTTTATCAAGGTTAATCCGGAAGACGCGCTCCGCCAGTCCACCAACCGGTTCGCTGAACGATTTGCGCTGGTGGAATCGCAAGCCGCCGACCAACAGCGCGCGCTCACCGACATGACCCTGGCCGAAATGGATGCGCTCTGGGAACAGGCCAAGCAACGGCTGCGGGAACAGACCGCCCCTCATCCCTCCCCATCGCCCCAGGAGAACGGCTGA
- a CDS encoding Hpt domain-containing protein: protein MTHPNPDPASHEPITVHIDPDLEDIVPTFLANRRKDLHTIRTAIAEKDFEVIGILGHRMKGDGGGYGFSAISEIGGAMEMAAGRRDQPAIERSLAQLNDFLARVTVVYR from the coding sequence ATGACACACCCGAACCCAGACCCGGCATCGCATGAACCCATCACGGTCCATATCGATCCCGACCTCGAAGATATCGTGCCTACGTTTCTCGCCAATCGCCGGAAAGACCTGCACACGATCCGCACCGCCATCGCTGAAAAAGACTTCGAAGTCATCGGCATCCTCGGCCATCGCATGAAGGGAGACGGCGGCGGATACGGGTTTAGCGCCATCAGCGAAATTGGCGGCGCCATGGAAATGGCCGCCGGCCGGCGGGACCAGCCGGCTATTGAGCGCTCGCTCGCACAGCTGAATGACTTCTTAGCCCGCGTCACCGTCGTGTACCGGTAG
- a CDS encoding sigma-54 dependent transcriptional regulator: MSASILIVDDEEAIRTSLRSILEDEGYEVAVAASGTEALKIYTTDPPDLMILDIWMPELDGLETLKRVKAFVPTAQVMMMSGHGSIETAVKAIKLGAYDYIEKPLSLENVTLRVKHALDQYRLEEENRTLKTKVQRKFELVGQSPVMQQLRQLIETAGPTNSRVLIGGENGTGKELVARAIHAHSVRAEHPFIAVNCAAIPETLIESELFGHEKGSFTGATSMKRGQFEQADGGTLFLDEIGDMSLSTQAKVLRALQEQQFTRVGGAKLMKVDVRVLAASNKDLEKEIAKGQFREDLFYRLNVVPIIVPPLRERREDIPALVRHFMKIHAEEQGLRIKEVSPEAMAVFQQYEWPGNIRELRNLIERLMIMVPGPVIDAPQAAMSLQGRAGSQSAPAGHQAASPLLTKSYDSLRDARNAFEKDYIGRKLREHHWNISRTAEDLQIERSHLHRKIKLLEVEMRPDN; this comes from the coding sequence ATGTCAGCATCGATTTTAATCGTGGATGACGAGGAGGCGATTCGGACCTCGCTGCGCAGCATTCTCGAAGACGAAGGGTACGAGGTGGCGGTGGCGGCCAGCGGGACGGAGGCGCTCAAGATTTATACGACGGATCCGCCGGATCTCATGATTCTGGATATCTGGATGCCGGAATTGGATGGCCTGGAGACGCTCAAGCGGGTCAAGGCGTTCGTGCCGACCGCCCAGGTCATGATGATGTCCGGGCATGGGTCGATCGAGACGGCGGTGAAGGCGATTAAACTCGGGGCCTATGATTACATCGAAAAACCGCTGTCGCTGGAGAATGTCACGCTGCGGGTGAAGCACGCGCTGGACCAATACCGGTTGGAAGAGGAGAATCGCACGCTCAAGACGAAAGTGCAGCGGAAGTTCGAGCTCGTCGGCCAGTCGCCGGTCATGCAGCAATTGCGGCAGTTGATTGAAACCGCCGGTCCCACCAATAGCCGTGTGCTGATCGGGGGCGAAAACGGCACGGGCAAGGAGCTCGTGGCGCGGGCAATCCATGCGCATAGCGTGCGGGCGGAGCATCCGTTCATTGCGGTCAATTGCGCGGCCATTCCGGAGACGCTGATCGAGAGCGAGCTGTTCGGGCACGAAAAGGGGTCGTTTACCGGCGCGACGTCCATGAAACGGGGCCAGTTCGAGCAGGCCGACGGCGGCACGCTGTTTCTGGATGAGATCGGGGACATGAGCTTGAGCACGCAGGCGAAGGTGCTGCGCGCCTTGCAGGAACAGCAGTTTACCCGGGTGGGGGGCGCTAAGCTGATGAAGGTGGACGTCCGCGTGCTCGCGGCGTCGAATAAAGACCTTGAAAAGGAAATCGCCAAGGGGCAGTTCCGTGAAGATCTATTTTATCGGCTCAACGTGGTGCCGATCATCGTGCCGCCGTTGCGGGAACGGCGTGAGGATATTCCCGCGCTGGTGCGCCATTTCATGAAGATCCATGCCGAGGAGCAGGGATTGCGCATCAAGGAAGTCTCCCCCGAGGCCATGGCTGTGTTTCAACAGTACGAGTGGCCAGGGAATATCCGCGAGCTGCGGAATCTCATCGAACGGCTGATGATCATGGTGCCGGGGCCGGTGATCGACGCCCCCCAGGCCGCGATGTCCCTGCAGGGGCGCGCCGGAAGCCAGAGTGCGCCGGCGGGACATCAGGCCGCGAGCCCCTTATTGACCAAGTCGTACGATTCCTTGCGGGATGCGCGCAATGCCTTTGAAAAAGATTATATCGGGCGCAAGCTTCGCGAACATCATTGGAACATTTCACGGACCGCCGAGGATCTGCAGATCGAGCGGAGCCATCTCCATCGAAAGATCAAACTGCTGGAAGTGGAAATGCGGCCTGACAATTAG
- a CDS encoding response regulator, with product MAILIVDDSPDARLLLHQLLKSAGYRDLHSAASASDAFAYLDLDHAGAAAANVDLILMDIKMPEIDGVEACRRLKSVEAFEPIPIIMVTARDQKDYLQAAFDAGANDFIRKPVEQFELLARVKSALRLKQETQTRKNWEQELTKTIAELDQTLHAMETLQRLIPVCPSCKSLSPDQISNHALKAYIESHPQATFHDRVCVGCAKP from the coding sequence ATGGCTATTCTGATCGTTGACGACTCTCCCGACGCGCGCCTGCTTTTACACCAGCTGCTAAAAAGCGCGGGCTATCGAGATCTGCACTCCGCCGCCTCGGCCAGCGATGCCTTTGCCTACCTGGACCTCGATCACGCCGGTGCCGCCGCGGCAAACGTGGACTTGATTTTGATGGATATTAAAATGCCGGAGATCGACGGGGTCGAAGCCTGCCGGCGGCTCAAATCCGTCGAAGCCTTCGAGCCCATTCCAATCATCATGGTGACAGCCCGCGATCAGAAGGACTACCTGCAAGCGGCCTTCGATGCCGGCGCGAACGACTTTATCCGGAAACCCGTGGAACAGTTCGAACTGCTCGCCCGCGTGAAGTCCGCCTTGCGGCTGAAGCAGGAAACCCAAACCCGCAAGAATTGGGAACAGGAATTAACCAAGACCATCGCCGAACTCGATCAGACGTTGCATGCGATGGAAACCTTGCAGCGGCTGATCCCTGTCTGCCCATCCTGCAAGAGCCTGTCGCCGGACCAGATATCGAACCACGCGCTAAAAGCCTATATCGAATCCCACCCGCAGGCGACCTTCCATGACCGTGTCTGCGTAGGCTGCGCCAAGCCATAA